The Eulemur rufifrons isolate Redbay chromosome 29, OSU_ERuf_1, whole genome shotgun sequence DNA window GAAAGAAATGGTAATTCCAAAGGTTCTGTGTTATAAGATTGTGCTATTCTTCCTTTTTCTAGTCCCTCACCATACACATGCCATTCAGATTTGAACTAAGAGACTGTAGAGAACGTGTtccatgatttatatttttatatttgtattattggTACAGAGTTTGTCTTGTCTGGCTCTGTCTTTTTACTTGCATTAAAGTCTAACGTATTTTTCTCAGGGTGACAAGCCAGAGGTGTAGTGTAGATGTGGTCCTCCTTTTGGCATTTTTAACTTACTtctgaacagaaaaacaaaataaataccttTAGAGGGTTTTGCCGTTTTGATTTTGGGCTCTTACTAGTAAGTCCCAGTGTACTCTCTTGGTTCCGAGGGACCCTGCGGTTCCATGAGCTTGCAGAACTTCTTCTGAACCTACCTGTTCTTCCTGTGAGGTTTTTGGATTGCTTTTGGTTATTATTTGCCATCTTATATAAGGGAGTTGACTGAAATTTTTGTGAACAAATGAGATGGGTGTTTCCCAGATGTTCTAACCTCAGTGCGCTGGGTTGGGCAGTTCTTTGTCATGGGGGCTGTCCCGTGCATtgcagggtgtttagcagcatctctggcctctacccactagaagACAGTGGCCCCACCACCAGCCTCCCTTCTCCCGACAGTGAAAAATGGtgccagacattgccaaatgtcccctgaggtCCAAAATTACCCCGAGTAAGAAACTGTCTTGTACCTACCATATTAGAATTTCTGGGTGTGAGGCCTagtaatgtgtatttttaaagactCCACAGGTGATTTTACTGTAGCCAATCTGTGGCCCCACATTGGAAGCCagggaattaaaaattaaaatcttctgacTCTAGAATGAAATTCCTTTCTTGTTGGCTTTTCTTTGTAAAACTTCATGGGAAACTTGACTCCTAGAGTTTTAAGTACACAAAATTTTCATGTTAGTTTTCCAAATTGGACGTGAAATTTTGGGGGTGGAGGTATATGAAAGATAGGGAAAGGAGAGAGTTAGACTTATTAAGTAAGGGAGAGTTTGTTGATTGAACCTGAGCACTAGCGGGCAGAATACTTTAGAAAGTGCTCCCCATGTGCAATGGTTAACATGTCTTTTCTCCAGGCAGTGCTGGCCTTAGCAGCATCTTGGACATCCCGACAAGTTGGCGAGCGCACGTTAACAGGGATAGTCATCGACAGTGGCGATGGAGTTACCCACGTGATCCCAGTGGTAAGCAGAATAGTGAATAGTTTTAACTACACTATTATTCTATTTAACACCTGATTTGaggtaaagaaaaaatgataaaaacacccttatgtaattaaaatactACTTTTTAAGTGATAGTTGTACTTAGAAAATGTGACAACAGTTTTAAAAACCCAGgcacatgaaaaagaataaaaaacatgatCAGTATTTACGGCTTTGGCAATTTTGAATTCACAGCGGCAGATTTCTACAGTCAGGATGTCAGTGGCTGTTTGGGATCTCCAGGGCCTCTGCTTGGTTCCTGTGGGTATCATATCAACAGGACACCTTCCTGGCTTATGATTCTGGAATGCTGGGAGGCAGAAGTTATTCTGGATGTCTGATTCGTAGGTGCAGTGCGTGACCATTTGAAGGATTGTGTCTGTGTTCTATGAAAAGATGGGAATGGCTTTAATCGGCTCATGCTTTAGAGAAAttgcttcttgttttttaaatttatttaaaagcagaAGGTTCTGCAATATcactttttggttttaattttcaaaatattagagaaatGATTCCTAATTCAGGTTTCAAGAGATcgctatatttttcttttgcaccAATGGACTATttaaaggaattatttaaaattaattttttgaaaattaactgGAACCATCTGAAGGGGGTATCCAGGGGAAGGTTAGACTCCTCCTTATCTTCCTCCTGTCACGTCCCCTCCTCAGTAACCACCGGGACTAGTTATTTATGTATGTTACAAGTATGTTTTCTGTgtatatgggtgtgtgtatgtatacacttttaaaaaatgcaaattagaatttttaaaaaccattcattTACTTTAATTGAAAGAATGGTCACCATTTTATTTCAAGAAGTTGAAGGAATGATGTACTAATATACTaatgcttttaattctttaaaggtCAGAAATTACTGCAGTGGAAAGGCTTAATGATTGATGTGCCTACAGTCAGGGAGACAAAAAGCCAAATTCCCTGCCCCCTTGTGCTCCTGCCAGTGTGCCCTTTGTGTGGAGGAGGAGTGGGTGCCTCTCCCTGTGCAGTGCTCCAGGCTCGAGCCCCCTTAAGCTGATCTGAGATTGCTCCTTTTTGTGGATTGCTGAGAAGTGTCAGTGCCCTGGGTTGTGATACTTACTGAGAGGTTAGGCCTCTGGCTTTCTCAGAGGTCAGGTGCTGTGGGCACCTGGGGTTGCTTCCCGTTGGTTCTTGGCCTATTTCGTATATCTGatttaggaaaaggaaagaaaacatattttacatgGTGTTCAGGTCCAcagagttgtttttaaaaatttttaactgtaTCTTAGTTCAGATTTTCCcccaattataaaaattatgtattttgttaaaatttggataaaatagaaaaatgtgaagaagaaaataaaattacctatAAACTCACCCAGAGAGCCACATTCTACTTTTATTTGTACGGCCTTCCAAGCTCTTTGTCTTTGACACAAGCTTGTGTACATATacgcacacacatgtatacattttaaacagAACTGGAATATCCCATGTCTGGTTTTGGATTCCAATCGTATAATCCTAGAGTTATGTTTTGCATATTGATTTAACcctaattttttctcttatagTTAAATAGTCcgtgaacaaatatttaataagtatataATAGTCTTTGTGTGGGCATAGCataatttgcttattcattttccTGTTGTTGGACATGTAGCTTGTTTAATGTTTTTGGTGGTGTGATGAGCTGATACTTATTTAACATTGATTgagttaattttagaaaatgttatatGTAATGCAAAGAATATAATGTGAATAGTTTGTGTTAGAAAGCTGATATTATTTTTAGGGGTTTAAGGTCAtctttactattttaataatttacacaAATCTTTTATCTCCAtcttaaaatattatactaaTACTTGGACTCTACAGAAAGGCCAAATCTTCTTTTGCTTCTAGAAGTTAGGTACATCAGGAAAAATACCATAGGAGGAATTCGTAAGTTGTCCCTTGTAACTGAACTGGTGACTGTATCTAGTGCATGTAATTATTAGAATGgatatatctgtaaaataagtCAGCATTCACGTCCACTGCCCTCTGTCTCCCTTGGGTATGGTAGCTCAGAAGCTGTAATCTGCTGTAACATGAAACCTGAGCGTGTCTTTATCTGATGATACTGCGATAGGCGTTGTCCACCCGGAACATCAGCAGGACGTGCATCCGAGCCTGTAGTCCTGTGGCAAGTCTGTGCCCGCAGGAGGGTCGATGGGGGAGCCTGGGGCCCATCGCTGCTGGGGGCATGTGGACTCCTGGCATCAGCCCTGCTGGTGCTTGGCCTCAGACGACAAGTcgttattgttttctttcctggcaCCTCACAGACATGCCTTCACCGGCTCAGGAAGGCAGTGGGGTGAGAGAATCCAAACTCCTGATCAGCACTGTTCTTTAAATGACCTAGTGTTGAAGAATCATTCCtaacaaatacaaattttagtaCAATAAATGGGACATGCCAAAAACAGTGCTATGTGCTTGACTTACGAGATTTCATTTAAACTATTTGTAAATCCCGGTGGCATATTATTTGCCCCACATTATGATTGAAGGTGCCGAGAATGAAACATGTTAAACTTGTCCACAGTCACTAAGCTAATAAATGTAGAATTGGGATTTGAATCTAGGTTGTTAGAACCTAAGTCCTATGTACTTAACCAAATTGCTGACTTTTAAACATAAGCAGATTTACAGTTGGCTTTACAACTTATGGATAAAACCCTTTCCTttttgcaagagaaaaaaaaaacctaccggATTTACTGTTCTCATAGGCGGTATTACTTTTTGGAATTGAACTATCctatgtgggttttcttttcacaTTGCTAATGAAAACATCATTTTGGTTGCTTTTGAAGAGTCTGAGGTTATttgaataatttagaattttaaatattaatgggATTGCATATGCACTCATTTTGAAAGACCTCCTGTACTGAGCTTGCACAGGGTGGGGATTCTGTCGCTTGTTAGAGCCAtgaaggggcaggcagggaggatgaggcaggaaacTTCATGAGTCCAGGTTGCTCTTCACTACGGAATTACTTACACGGGCTGttctgcctcctcttcttccctaGGCGGAAGGTTATGTAATTGGAAGCTGCATCAAACACATCCCGATTGCAGGTAGAGATATTACGTATTTCATTCAACAGCTGCtaagggagagggaggtgggaatCCCTCCTGAGCAGTCACTGGAGACCGCAAAAGCCATTAAGGTAAAAACAGATGGGTAACTGGCCGGTTTGGGGGTGAAAGAGAAATGGTATTCTGGACATTTGCCCTTGGTGCCATCATCCTACTCAGAccttccttcctgtccccttCCCGTGAGCCTGGATCCTGATTTGTTGGCCACTTGAGTTAAGTGGGCTGAAGACTTAAAGCTTAACCTCTTATAAACGTGGACACTCGGTTGAGGTTCCGGCTGTAAAGGGAGCAGCTGGATAACTGGTGTTGAGCACCAGTGTGTGCAGTGCATCATTTAATTGGAGCCTGAGTAATAGAAACTTTCAATTCACCGAGTGCTCCTTCCACCTCTCCCTCCATGCTTCACTTTAGAATCAGGAGGCAAACCACAGCAGCAGAGTAAGGCCGTTCTGGGAtccaaaattattaaacaaaactCACCTGTATTTTCTAGACTCCGGTTACTGTGCCAGAAAAGTTAcaggaaattttagaatttaatcaATAAGATTGGAAGACAAATGGTTTATTGgttcttatttaaaatgtctagttGTCATGATCCATCAGTTTAGCTTACCCTGTCCATGGCATTCGACCTGCCctatttaaaggaatttttcttttcaggttCCAAAaccagggaatttttttttttagtcaaaatGCAAGAAATTCTTAGTAATTTAAGGATGATAATTATatagaggaagagggaaggattTTGTTTTTGGAGGAGAGTTTAAGTGTGGGGTATGACAGGTGGGCTTGAGCATGTCCTTCCCACACCACACCACTTTTGAGTGTAGGGCAGTGGGGGGCTGGTGAGACCCCCTTCTCCTTTCTGCTTTCCTCCCTTCTGAGCACCTCATAACTGAGGCTGGCTAAAGGAAAGGAAGCTCCAAGAGAGGATTCCCAAGTTTTGTGTGACACTTGGTAAAAACAGAGGTATTTTTAGGACAGGAGGCACTGGTGTGGGGCAGGCTCTGCGGGTAGGATTCCACCTGTCCTGCTTTACCTGGGACTAGAGGTTCCAGGGATGGGGGCTCTCAGTGCCCAAATGGTGACGTCGGGCAGAGTTGGTTCCTTCCCTCTAGGGGACAGTTTTCAGAGGTGTCATGAGACTGGGTTTTTTTAGACTAAAATATTTCCCAAGgttttcccttctcctttgccCTTCTTGActggaagaaaattttggatATTTGATGTAAGCTTGCTTGCTACCCCAAATctgttaaaaatgtaaaccagAATCAAACATCTTGTCACTAATGTCCAGGGATCCCTTTGGTGAGTCCAAGTCTTCCCTTTTTCAGTCAGGATTCCTGAGCGGCACGACTCACGGGGTTCACGCTGGGCATTGACTTTACTGGCTGGCTGGTTCCAGTTCTGACCCTGAGGTCTGAGGGGCGCGCTCCCCTTCTGCCTGTGTATCCCTCAGCTGCGAAGGTCGGGAGTGACAGAGCCTCCTTTTGTGGTCTCCAAACCAGCTACCCTGGCCCTGTTGCCTGGGGTGGCCCTGTTAGTTCTCACCTcacttctttctttaaagaagGAGATCCTGGAAGGAGTGGCTTAGAGTTCCCCTGTCCCCTGTTGTTGCCGTGACCTCTTGTGGTCACGAGGAGGCCTGAGGGGTGTGTAATGTGCACACGCGCCCCCCTCATAGCATGAATCCAGAACCTTAAGACCAGCACTGCTACTCTGCACCCACCTCTGCGGAAGCGTTTCATGCTGCGAGTTAAGTGAGTTGAGACACCCTAGGACACTGACCAGGCCTCTGAGGACAGCTGAAGGTTTTTGTCTCCAGTCTTGGTAAATTTAAAGTTGCATGAACTGCCCTACTCTCTCATCTGTAACCAGCAGTGGTTACAGGGTTACGTAGCCACTTTTGCCTGTCAGTCTTATATGCTAGAGTATACCAAAGGTACCCATAAGATCGGATTAGGACATGTTTCAGGAATTCTAAGAATCTTTGAACTTAATATCACGAGAACATCTTTGGAGGTCCTTGAGGGCCATTCCTTCTGGAATGTGTAGTGAGCACCCGCTGGGTGGTGATGCTGTGCCACGTGCCGAGCTCCGAAGCTAGTACCCAGGTGTCACCTGCTGCTTTGCGGAGGGTAGCCCTAAGGATAGATGATCAGCACAAAGGTCCCCAAGAACATCAGTATCACCAGATACGCAGGAAACACTGCACACCCCAGGCTGTTTGCTGGTGCCGGGTGGAAACCATCAGCAAGTTTTCTTGCAGCGGCAACATACTGGCAACTCCAGTCCTCCTGCCTGattttgcctttcctttttccATGGTACTTGTTACCTTATAACATATCatgttatttacttacttattttagTTGCTTACTGCCTGACTCTCAGCTAGAGCATAATCTTGGCAGGGATCTGTGTGCTTCGTTCACTTGTGTATCCCAAGTGCCTAGACAATAAACATGTGTTGACTGAGTGACTTAGAGTACCCCATCAACAGGGTGTACTATCTCTAGGCAAACCAGTGGAGCCAGTTTTATGTAACTTATAATACAGTGCTGTGTCAGAGTCCACCCCAGGTTAATGACCAACAGGTTGATAGTGACCACTCATTTAGTGTCCAGATATTATACTTGCCCTGCCACGTGCTGACACCCAGAGAAGTCATTGCAGTAAGGCACTGGGGTGTAGACTGTACCCATTCAGTAAGTGAGACTACAGCATAGATGTACCTCTGTGGTCCAGAGGTGGACAACAGCAAGCAGGGCAGGCACCACATTTGGAACCTGAGAAGAACAAGGAAGGACCAGGCGGAAACAAGATATCAATACTTTGTGGACATCTGTAGACATTATTTCAGATAATACGGCAACAAAATTTGATAGACCAAAGCTGAGATCAATTGCTGAATTGCAGAGAAAGCAGACTTACCTGTCCAAAGTCCAAGTGTAGTCATGTCTCATATGAAGACAATAGAATATGAGGCTTGATAGCACATCCACACTGGCGTAATGGACTGGGCATATTGATTTTGGGGTTGTGTTTAATGCACGGGGCTCCTGGTTATTTGTCAGAGGGCAGAGACACTGGGCAGCTGTTAATGCCTGGCGAcgtctttgtgtgtgtatgcaggaGAAATACTGTTACATTTGCCCTGATATAGTCAAGGAGTTTGCTAAGTATGACGTGGATCCCCGGAAGTGGATCAAACAGTATACGGGTATCAATGCGATCAACCAGAAGAAGTTCATTATAGATGTTGGTTACGAAAGGTTCCTGGGACCTGAAATATTCTTTCACCCAGAGGTAAGAGATTTCTGTTTTGAGTGTGTTGaaatttgtgtgtgcatatgtggaGTGATACTGCCACCCAGTGGGCATAGAGAGCAGTTCTCAGTGAAGGTCCAGTGAGCGCACTGGCGTCTTTCAGTGATCTCTCTGCGGACTGGGATGGTCCCCTGTGCAATTTGTCTGCTGGTTTCCTCCCCATAGACTTGGTTATCTGCTTTAATAGGGATGGATTATATACCACAAGTGGTTAGGAAGAAGTTTTAGGGACAATGGAAGATAACAGAATTGAAAGTAATCTCAAAGGAGTGGGACAGGGCATATGCTAATAATACAAGTTAATCTCAAAAGACTGTCTGTAGGTCACCTCTGCACAAAAGTGGGGCGATATATAACCTTTCCATGTTTTGTGATTGTCCTCTCTAATTCCCAGCTTCAACCCTGGCGGTTGGTCCTGCTGTGCTCCCTGCTGCAAGTTAGGTAAAGCTTCTGTGCGAGGGCCAGCATTGCTATTATTTAGACAGGTTTATGAATTACATAACCTGGTAGTCacaatgaattaatacttttgcAGAGAGCAGTAATTAAGAGGCAACATTGTAAGGTttacatataatacattttatgtgttttgGTATATTTTCCTGCCTAAGTCAGTAGGTAGGTTAGTCTTCTTCCTCTGAGATTACTGTGCATTAAAGctttccttgatttttaaaatatatttcaaatgtatttgagTTGAATTATTTATACTTTAGCTTATTTAACTTATGGAATTGAAATGAAGGCTGTCTAGTCAACAGTATTATCAtgtggattgttttgttttaaagccaCCACCATCAAATAAACCACCCCTCCCCGTATCATCTAGACCAGGTTTAATTAATCTTTCATTGAACATGTTTTTTTCCACTTACatccaggctaattttttcttaatattcacaaatgatatatatgtgtgtttctcACTGCACATTACATAGATTGTGCACATGCGTTTTACTTTCTCTTATTAGCGTGAGTCACTGTGTATTCATGATGTGAGGCTGGTCTTTGCTACTGTTGGATATTTTCCTTCATTAAACCCCACGCTTTTCACCTCTTGAGAAATATGTCCTCACCACTCCCTGCACACATGGTCACTTGGGATTTATTTGATACATTCTTAATTCCAATGTGAAGTGTTTTAAGTTATAGTAAATTGTGTATTTGttaaagtgactttttaaaaagagttttgttCTATTTGAGAGAAATGTGtaatgtttcttttatatttatatacaatttagTTTGCCAACCCGGACTTTATGGAATCTATCTCAGATGTTGTTGATGAAGTAATACAGAATTGTCCCATCGATGTGCGTCGTCCGCTGTATAAGGTATAAGCTGCTTGGGTAAGGTACTTTGATTTCATTCCAAAATTAAAGACCCATAATTCTTAGAATAGGTTATTAATATCAATATGCAGACATTCCTATTTCACTTCTTGTTTTATAGCATTAAAGGCAGTATAgtagtaaaatattttactggGAGAGGTGATGACTTAAATGTTTGGAAATATGACTCAGTTaactagaattttttaatttaaatattgtaaatatcttttattcTTATCTAGCAAGCTGCATTTTAAGTTGGACAATTTTACCATGTGTattgattgaaaaataaaagtgatgcCCCTGAAGCTTTCTGTGAATTCCATAGGTCTTGTTTCATGCATACTTAGGTTCAGTGTTGATATGGTGTTTATTGTCAGATAGGAATTAGAGCCTAAACAGAACAATCAAATAGAATATGCACATGTAATTTTAATATCAAAAGTCTTTGACTGCTTGGAATTTTGAAACTTGGAATGAGAAAAATCTGGTCCATGTAACtactgaataaaaagaaagactgCTTATAGCCAAATACTGAGAGGAGAAAGTGATGATTAGTTAGTCTTCCTTCATCTTTGATTAACCTTTGCTTGAGTGAGTCATGCTGTCAGCTCTCAGCCTCATGACTTTATCTTACCTTATTCAAACTTAGGTAGCTAAATTTTAAAGAGGAATCAGGCTCAACAAAGAGGACTCAGTAAACATCTGTATGGTGGAATACCatatagcctttaaaaagaacaagGTAAATCAATGTAAattcaaatgaaaagatatctaTAGTACATATTGTGAAGTGAAAAAAGCAActtgtaaaatttacatataacatatttcattctatataaaaataatttgcatattttttgaATAACATATACTAAACtcttaaagtaaataaaatatctttgggGATGGGATGATGGATAACTTTTACTTTCTCcattttgtgatttaaaattgTCTGAGGGTCATGTGCAGCAACCcacacctgaaatcccagcactttgggaggctgaggcaggaggattgcatgagaccaggagttcaagaccagcaacatagtgagatcctgtctctacaaaaaattataaaaaaaaattagctgggtatggtggtgcatgcctgtagttccagctactcaggaggctgaggtgggaggatcacttgagccaggttacaatgagctacgactgggccactgtactctagcctggacaaaagagcaagaccccgtgtctaaaaaaaaaagaaagacgttaaaaaaaataaattgtgtgaAATTTTATAGTCAATgaatattagttttataattagaaaatattttccagtttaGACAAATTGATTGAAAACAAATTatactattgtttttatttgttgcatATCTTTAATTAAACCTCTCCACTAATAAGAAGTACCAAGAAGGGAAACTAAAGACAGACTGCAGTATGAAATTTAAGTGAAACAGTCTCTTATCCTTCCCATTTCTTAAATCCCACCTAATATTAGCTATATCTTCTTACCAATGAAGGCAAGCAACAGGTGTACATTGTTtagtcttaatttcttttttttgttttttgagacagggtcttgttctgtcgcccaggctggaatgcagtggtacaatcatagctgactacagcctcaaactccatgggctcaagggatcctcctgcctcatcctcctgagtagcagggactacagatgtgcaccaccatgcctggctaatatttcttattttttgtagagataggggtctcactatgttggccaggctggtcttaaactcctggcctcaagcaatcctcctgcctcagcctcccaaaggactgggattatgggcgtgagccactgtgcctggttgtTTGGTCTTAATTTCATCATAAGAGAAGTGAAACTCTGCCAACAGTTACAGATTGCTCATGATGGGGTGAGTTTTCTCATTGGACAGTTTAGTTCACTTCTCTCAATTTTTGCAGTAGAAATGGCCTTGGAGATCATGTAGATTGAGCCCCTTATTCAACAGATGAAGGCACTGAGCCCCAGAGATGGGAAAAGGTGGCAAAAATTAGAGGCATCTGGGTGAAATGAAGCAAATTTGCCTTAAATTTTTTTGGTCCTGTTTTATCTCCTATCATAAGACAAATTCCTTAACCTCATAGATTTGAAAAGATAAGATTGAATAAACCAACACAATGATTGTATTGCTTAGAAAAGATAAGACTGTCTTTGctacttgtccaaggtcacttgAAAGAATTGGCCTCTTgtctgcctgcccccaccccactcccacgtAGGGAGCCCTTTCTTTCTGTCTGACTAGTAATTTCACTGTGATACCATTTTCAGTCTTCGAATTACTAAATTATTAAGTAACACGGGACTAGATGTGCTAACGCTGAACTCAAGGAAGCTTCATAAACTAGTGAGACAAGACAAGTACACGAGGACAGTATGTGACCCCTGTAGGAACACTGAGTCACATAGAGTGCATTGTGTTGGATGTAGGGGTGCGGTTCATCACGTGAGGCCGTGTCTGTGTCTGGGGTTTGTTATCTAAACCTAGAAAAGAGTCATCAGAAGAAGGATTGAAAGTTGGGAGGGGATATAGCTTATAAAGGAGGAGAAACAAAAAATGAGTTTGGGGGCTGGGAATAATGATGTCTTATGTAGAGGAGGCTAAGATAAGGTTACTTCATCCTGAGTGTATCTCCCCCCTCACCACTCTCTAGAGGTCGGCCTCAAATTTCCATCTACTTTCTAGACATTTTCAGTTGACTGTCCCGTGGCCACCTCAAAGGTGTACATAGGTAATCCCTGCCTACTGTCCTGTCTCATGATTCTAGGGCTCTTCCCCTAGTCACCCTCACTAGACACGCTAGGATATATCACAGACAGCTGTAAAGTGGTCAGACCCTACTGGTGTTGCCTGGTGTCGTTAGGTGATGTGAGATACTAGTTAGTTAAAAATGTCCCTTCAGAGTCATTCTTAGAGTGAGTATACACTAAAAAGTGGTAAAGGGGTGTTGGCCACTGACTCGCCTGTAGTTAGAGTAATTATCTTGGGCATTGATAGATTTGCGAGTCAGAAGTTTCCTGTGGATCATTTAGCTAAAGGAAGCGAGAACAGAATCCATAGTAGCTAAGGTCAGGATGATGGGATGAAGAAGCCAAAATGAAAACTTGGTCTTGGAAGGGATTCTGTTTGAGTGAGGCTCACGAGAAAGGTAACTTAACAAATATAAGAGTATTTAACCCaattatttgcatttcctaatatatttttttaaagtctcagttTCTATCAACTTTatacagagagaggaaaaaatgattaaatttacGAATGTAATTTAAGTGGTAGGAAATTTCAGATTTGATTTTTTGTGGCTCGTTGTTCTCTAGGTACCTCCTTATTGTTCAGAAACAACCTTGAGGTTCTTCCATCTAAACCGATTTTACTTGAAATCATTaatcaaagacttttaaaaaatcatttattataataaaaagctaTAACTTATTGAGTATTTATGTGTAAAGACCTGGGTTAGCATTTTGCTCACAATGGGCCTGTGTGTAGCTACTGTTTCTATTCCCATTTCGCAGACGAAATGGAGAGAGACCCCGAGAGGCGACGTTCTAGGCAGTGCTGTTCTGTGTTCAGTGAGGCTTCTGTGTGCGGGGCCTGTGTGATTGGTGCTTCAAAAACCTATgtcttttaatcctcacacccGTCTGTTGAGGTTGGTAGTTTCCTtatttacagatcaggaaactgcgTTTTGAGAGGGTGAGTGCTAGGGAAGACCACATGGTTGCTAAGTGGCAGGGTTGGATTTTGAGCCCATTTTCgcttctttaaaaattcatgcaTTTTTCACCTTATCACactaaaaattttgtaaaatgtttaggGAAGATGAGTCTCCAAAGAGGGAGACTCCCTGTCTCTGACCACTTCATTAGGATGATGAGTTTCTTTTCCGTGGCTTTTGGGAGGGTTTTAGCTTGGCCCGGGCTATTAGGTTTGTGCTGAATAAATCCCTCGCTCCATCAGCCGTGTGAGTGTTTCTGTGTGGGACGCTCCAGTGTTACTGCAGCCTTGCAGGTGATGTAGAATTCAAGCagggtgagaggtgggaggatgaACAGGGTGGAGCTGCCCGAGGTTTTCTCCATTGTCACGCAGCCAAGCTCTGTTCCCTGTAGGGGAAGGGGAGACAAACGAGACTGCTCCTTCTGCCACCTTCCTAAGATACAGGCAGAGGAGGCCAGAGCATGTTATGCGAAAGTTAACCCTGAAATCTCAGTGTTTAGTAGCAAAGGTTTATTCTTTTGCTCATGTACATATCCGTTATGGTTGGCAAGGGGTCTGTCACATCTCTGGCTGCTCCTTTTGGCACATATCACCGCGTTGGTCTCCgtggcaggggaggaggcagctggCAGGTCACTTCA harbors:
- the ACTR3B gene encoding actin-related protein 3B isoform X4 translates to MERFMEQVVFKYLRAEPEDHYFLMTEPPLNTPENREYLAEIMFESFNVPGLYIAVQAVLALAASWTSRQVGERTLTGIVIDSGDGVTHVIPVAEGYVIGSCIKHIPIAGRDITYFIQQLLREREVGIPPEQSLETAKAIKEKYCYICPDIVKEFAKYDVDPRKWIKQYTGINAINQKKFIIDVGYERFLGPEIFFHPEFANPDFMESISDVVDEVIQNCPIDVRRPLYKNVVLSGGSTMFRDFGRRLQRDLKRVVDARLKLSEELSGGRIKPKPVEVQVITHHMQRYAVWFGGSMLASTPEFFQVCHTKKDYEEYGPSICRHNPVFGVMS
- the ACTR3B gene encoding actin-related protein 3B isoform X5 — encoded protein: MERFMEQVVFKYLRAEPEDHYFLMTEPPLNTPENREYLAEIMFESFNVPGLYIAVQAVLALAASWTSRQVGERTLTGIVIDSGDGVTHVIPVAEGYVIGSCIKHIPIAGRDITYFIQQLLREREVGIPPEQSLETAKAIKEKYCYICPDIVKEFAKYDVDPRKWIKQYTGINAINQKKFIIDVGYERFLGPEIFFHPEFANPDFMESISDVVDEVIQNCPIDVRRPLYKPEFFQVCHTKKDYEEYGPSICRHNPVFGVMS